From a single Sulfolobus sp. E5-1-F genomic region:
- a CDS encoding MFS transporter, translating to MGQYFIITSFTMIGLLFPVEFYSETKSLILLGVVTGIYNALNALGSYVWGYLIDKTRLRKEYAVVLSLFGIAIGLIYHYNKLIAYELSGFVSALDGPIYSAILLETTPQEKLVLENTRLSQISLAGNVTGSLLSAFYHNDYLILIFFSVSLIFNVIHIPKYDGGINYDAVDRNKLLRILFIPLVSYFWFNMAAEIFYTLFVPLNYLMLNPSYIIFLSYTFLYLIEEVIYSKGISVVKGREEYFMLLVTFARSLIVLSLVYIILMGLKIYEGTMLLFLVFGPLFPIYNISFFTLLIKGLKRNKATIIGIFNVSKDIANVVGGFLSGSSNNIVSGYQISFYSFALSLFLLYIYLRKPLRTSASS from the coding sequence ATGGGACAATACTTTATCATAACAAGCTTCACAATGATAGGCCTACTATTCCCAGTAGAGTTTTACAGCGAGACTAAATCACTGATCTTACTGGGTGTAGTTACAGGGATCTATAATGCGTTAAATGCATTAGGATCCTACGTATGGGGTTATCTAATCGATAAGACGAGGTTGAGAAAGGAGTATGCAGTGGTGCTCTCGTTATTTGGCATAGCTATTGGCCTAATATATCACTATAATAAATTAATAGCTTATGAACTAAGCGGATTCGTTTCAGCATTAGATGGCCCTATATACTCTGCAATATTGCTTGAAACCACCCCACAAGAAAAGTTAGTTTTAGAAAATACTAGATTATCGCAAATTTCATTAGCTGGAAACGTTACGGGCAGTTTACTTTCCGCTTTTTATCATAATGATTACCTCATCCTTATATTCTTCTCAGTTTCCCTTATCTTCAACGTAATTCATATTCCTAAATATGATGGAGGGATTAATTACGATGCGGTTGATAGAAACAAATTGCTTAGAATTTTATTCATTCCACTTGTTTCTTATTTCTGGTTTAATATGGCAGCTGAAATATTCTATACCTTATTCGTGCCATTAAACTATTTAATGTTGAATCCATCTTACATTATATTCCTCAGTTATACTTTCCTTTATTTAATAGAAGAGGTGATTTACAGCAAAGGAATTAGTGTGGTTAAAGGAAGGGAAGAATACTTTATGCTGTTAGTGACGTTTGCCAGATCATTGATAGTTTTATCATTAGTTTACATAATTCTTATGGGATTGAAAATATATGAAGGGACAATGTTATTGTTCTTAGTTTTTGGTCCTCTATTTCCAATATATAACATCTCTTTCTTCACACTGTTAATAAAGGGATTGAAGAGAAATAAGGCAACTATTATTGGAATATTCAACGTTAGTAAAGATATAGCAAATGTTGTTGGAGGATTTTTATCGGGTTCTTCTAACAATATAGTATCTGGGTATCAAATTTCATTCTATTCCTTTGCACTTTCGTTATTCCTACTATATATTTATTTACGCAAACCTCTACGTACTAGTGCTTCTTCATAA
- a CDS encoding SDR family oxidoreductase, producing the protein MVMSYHMRFKDKVILITGGTRGIGRAITEAFLREGGLPLVLYNSAENEAKKLKEKGVFTIKCDIGNREEVKEAKRLVEKEFGKVNVIVNNAGVMLLMSFEEFDEEKYNKMLRINLNGVIYITYEFLPLLKVSKNGAIVNIASNAGIGTAAEGTTFYAITKAGVIILTRRLAFELGKYGIRVNAVAPGWVETDMTLSGKSQEEAEKLKELFRNKTVLKTTGKPDDIANIVLFLASNEARYITGQVIVADGGRIDNLTHSL; encoded by the coding sequence ATGGTAATGTCTTATCATATGAGGTTTAAAGATAAAGTTATCCTTATAACTGGAGGTACTAGAGGGATCGGAAGGGCAATTACGGAAGCGTTTTTAAGAGAGGGTGGATTGCCATTAGTCCTTTATAATTCTGCTGAGAATGAAGCTAAAAAACTAAAAGAAAAAGGAGTTTTCACAATAAAATGTGATATAGGAAACAGAGAAGAAGTTAAAGAGGCTAAAAGGTTAGTTGAGAAGGAATTTGGGAAGGTTAATGTAATAGTTAATAACGCGGGAGTAATGCTTTTGATGTCATTTGAGGAGTTTGATGAGGAGAAATATAACAAGATGTTAAGAATTAATTTAAACGGTGTGATATATATCACTTATGAGTTTCTTCCCTTATTAAAGGTATCAAAAAATGGTGCAATAGTTAATATAGCTTCAAATGCGGGTATTGGAACTGCAGCTGAAGGTACTACATTTTACGCAATAACCAAAGCAGGCGTTATAATTCTTACAAGAAGACTAGCCTTCGAGTTAGGAAAATATGGGATAAGAGTTAACGCTGTAGCACCAGGTTGGGTAGAAACAGATATGACATTGTCTGGAAAAAGCCAAGAAGAGGCTGAGAAATTGAAGGAGTTATTCAGGAATAAGACAGTTCTAAAAACTACTGGAAAGCCAGATGATATAGCAAATATCGTATTGTTCTTAGCGAGTAATGAAGCTAGATATATTACTGGGCAAGTCATAGTTGCCGATGGAGGGAGAATAGATAATTTAACTCATTCGTTATAA
- a CDS encoding acyl-CoA thioesterase, translated as MSYLKISDTAVETFRFIHYEQSNFLNRLHGGDMLFFLVEAGMLSATKVAMGTTVLASLDDVVFKKPVKLGDIVKVRAETVYVGNTSLEVEISAFDRDEEVVSAYATYVKVDDLLRPALVNVKIIAETGDDRKKMDEAKRRRENRLSKILNRQNMRFYVEDITDGLRYRISNVVHVSPELTYDGRIMSAGKLLKLMDDLGGIICLNYINYSSKGLYDNFNAVVTVAVKGLAFYSPIRLNDIVTIRGGLIYVGNTSADILINVIREDVNGKKEHVTTAYFTYVRVDKEGKPIKMPAYIPVTEREKRLYEEALVRRGLRK; from the coding sequence ATGTCATACTTGAAAATCTCTGATACTGCTGTTGAAACATTTAGATTTATCCATTATGAACAATCCAATTTTTTAAATAGACTACATGGGGGTGATATGCTGTTCTTTCTGGTGGAGGCTGGGATGTTGTCTGCTACGAAGGTTGCGATGGGTACTACTGTTTTAGCCTCACTTGACGATGTAGTATTCAAAAAACCAGTTAAATTAGGTGATATAGTCAAAGTGAGGGCTGAAACGGTATATGTGGGTAATACTTCGCTTGAAGTAGAAATCAGTGCATTTGATAGAGATGAAGAGGTAGTTTCAGCTTACGCTACATATGTCAAAGTTGATGATTTGTTAAGACCTGCTCTAGTTAACGTAAAGATCATAGCAGAAACTGGTGATGATAGGAAGAAAATGGATGAGGCTAAAAGAAGAAGAGAGAATAGGCTATCTAAAATACTAAATAGACAGAATATGAGGTTTTATGTAGAGGATATTACTGATGGATTAAGGTATAGGATAAGTAATGTGGTTCACGTATCGCCAGAGTTAACATATGATGGAAGAATAATGTCGGCAGGTAAATTACTGAAACTTATGGATGATCTTGGAGGGATAATCTGCTTAAATTATATAAACTATAGTAGCAAGGGTCTTTATGATAATTTTAACGCCGTAGTTACAGTAGCAGTAAAGGGATTAGCGTTTTACTCTCCCATAAGACTTAACGATATTGTAACAATAAGAGGGGGGCTCATTTATGTAGGCAATACCTCCGCTGATATTCTCATTAACGTAATTAGAGAAGATGTAAATGGTAAAAAGGAACACGTAACCACTGCTTATTTTACGTATGTCAGAGTTGATAAAGAAGGGAAACCCATTAAAATGCCAGCATATATACCCGTTACGGAAAGAGAAAAAAGACTTTATGAAGAAGCACTAGTACGTAGAGGTTTGCGTAAATAA